From one Magnolia sinica isolate HGM2019 chromosome 18, MsV1, whole genome shotgun sequence genomic stretch:
- the LOC131233885 gene encoding RING-H2 finger protein ATL70-like — MDGTSTSSGSIGITIGILLFLITTLTIASYFCTRACSSPPRQSRDLYGTTHHQLSVSDNEVGLDEAILMSYPTLLYSQAKIHNKDITSSCCSICLADYKDTDMLRLLPDCNHIFHVKCVDAWLRLHPTCPVCRTSPLPTPLAEVVPLASRV; from the coding sequence ATGGACGGCACCAGCACCTCGAGTGGAAGCATCGGCATCACCATTGGCATTCTCCTCTTCTTAATCACCACCCTCACCATCGCTTCCTACTTCTGCACCCGAGCCTGCTCGTCCCCACCCCGACAGTCTCGAGACCTCTACGGAACCACTCATCATCAGCTATCTGTATCTGACAATGAAGTCGGCCTCGATGAAGCTATCCTCATGAGCTACCCCACGCTACTTTACTCCCAGGCCAAGATCCACAACAAGGACATCACCTCGTCTTGCTGCTCCATCTGCCTCGCAGATTACAAGGACACAGACATGCTGCGGCTGCTACCTGACTGCAACCACATCTTCCACGTTAAGTGCGTGGACGCCTGGCTGCGGCTTCACCCAACATGCCCTGTTTGCCGTACGTCGCCCCTGCCGACCCCTCTTGCAGAGGTTGTCCCGTTGGCAAGCCGGGTATGA